Proteins from a genomic interval of Erwinia sp. SLM-02:
- a CDS encoding carbonic anhydrase → MQHIVEGFLNFQKDVFPNQKELFRSLASSQNPKALFISCSDSRLVPELVTQQEPGQLFVIRNAGNIVPSFGPEPGGVSATIEYAVVALGVTDIVICGHSNCGAMKAIATCQCLDPMPAVQHWLRYSDAAKAVVEKKTYATEEEKVNAMVQENVIAQLNNIKTHPSVAVGLRDKTIHLHGWVYDIESGAIRALDKNTQDFVLLSDNPGVCYE, encoded by the coding sequence ATGCAGCACATTGTTGAAGGTTTTCTGAATTTCCAGAAAGATGTTTTCCCTAATCAGAAAGAATTATTCCGCAGCCTTGCTTCCAGCCAGAATCCCAAAGCGTTGTTTATCTCCTGCTCCGACAGTCGTCTGGTGCCTGAACTGGTCACCCAGCAGGAACCCGGACAGCTCTTTGTCATTCGCAATGCCGGCAACATCGTGCCGTCGTTCGGTCCTGAACCGGGCGGTGTTTCTGCAACTATCGAATATGCGGTCGTTGCCCTGGGCGTGACCGATATCGTGATCTGTGGCCACTCCAACTGCGGTGCGATGAAAGCCATCGCCACCTGTCAGTGCCTGGACCCGATGCCTGCCGTTCAGCACTGGCTGCGTTACTCCGATGCGGCGAAAGCGGTGGTTGAGAAAAAAACCTACGCCACTGAAGAAGAGAAAGTGAATGCGATGGTGCAGGAAAACGTCATCGCCCAGCTGAACAACATCAAAACGCACCCGTCCGTGGCGGTTGGCCTGCGTGATAAGACAATACACCTGCACGGCTGGGTCTATGACATTGAAAGCGGCGCTATCCGCGCGCTGGATAAGAATACCCAGGACTTCGTACTGCTGTCCGACAATCCGGGCGTGTGCTACGAGTAA
- a CDS encoding YncE family protein, which translates to MRSLFTPRKALVAAAIIASFSLTACQAPQKQAQTAQQPAAAETAPQTADARLTQREVAAGLYEMAYSPAAGGLYVASAQGFKTSNGGVLYRLDPQTLETRSETHTDLKNFGVAQDADGSAIYLTNTVDGGITKVDAHSGKVLQRLMFKDRSKKGDALGSREILAHDGLLYVGGVGDPGVIWVVEAKTLKLKTTIKNAGKWVTGIIWSPLTNKVYAANGGGEILVINPRSHKIEQRWTAGDDKTYLFLNLAEDPATGRLFVTDNSKAKETLVFDERSGKVIKRLPGDALAVKFNAKRNEIYISQRESKKVLQLDATSYAVKNSWSFDSHPNSLELSPDGQTLYVSVKQGLDKSHTAKGPDSVARIALN; encoded by the coding sequence ATGAGATCGTTGTTTACCCCACGTAAAGCCCTTGTCGCTGCGGCGATTATTGCCTCTTTCAGCCTGACGGCCTGTCAGGCTCCGCAGAAACAAGCGCAGACCGCGCAGCAGCCTGCTGCCGCCGAAACGGCCCCGCAAACCGCAGATGCGCGCCTCACCCAGCGTGAAGTCGCCGCCGGACTGTATGAGATGGCCTATTCGCCTGCGGCGGGCGGACTGTACGTTGCCAGCGCTCAGGGATTCAAAACGTCTAACGGCGGGGTTCTCTACCGTCTGGATCCGCAAACGCTGGAAACCCGTAGCGAAACGCATACCGATCTGAAAAACTTCGGCGTGGCGCAGGATGCCGACGGGAGCGCGATTTACCTCACCAACACGGTGGATGGCGGCATCACTAAGGTTGATGCGCACAGCGGTAAAGTATTACAGCGCCTGATGTTTAAGGATCGCAGCAAGAAAGGGGATGCACTGGGCAGCCGCGAAATCCTGGCTCACGATGGCCTGCTGTACGTTGGCGGCGTGGGCGATCCGGGTGTGATTTGGGTGGTGGAGGCGAAAACGCTGAAACTGAAAACCACCATCAAAAATGCCGGTAAATGGGTGACCGGCATCATCTGGTCGCCGCTGACCAATAAAGTCTATGCGGCCAACGGCGGTGGCGAAATCCTGGTAATTAACCCGCGCAGTCACAAAATCGAACAGCGCTGGACCGCAGGCGATGACAAAACGTATCTGTTCCTCAACCTGGCGGAAGATCCGGCGACCGGACGTCTGTTCGTCACCGATAATTCGAAAGCGAAAGAAACGCTGGTGTTTGACGAGCGCAGCGGCAAGGTGATCAAACGCCTGCCGGGCGATGCGCTGGCGGTGAAATTTAACGCCAAACGCAATGAGATTTACATCAGCCAGCGCGAGTCGAAGAAGGTACTGCAGCTGGATGCGACCAGTTACGCGGTGAAAAACAGCTGGTCGTTTGACAGCCATCCGAACAGCCTGGAACTTTCCCCGGACGGCCAGACGCTGTATGTCAGCGTGAAGCAGGGGCTGGATAAATCGCACACGGCGAAAGGGCCGGACAGCGTGGCGCGTATTGCGTTGAACTAA
- a CDS encoding nucleoside recognition domain-containing protein — MDIIGIIMSAGKASVNVALYTLIPIMVVMLIIMKYLEVRGILDRIVQVMTPLLKPFGITGMGIFALIQLNFVSFAAPLAALAIMEKRGASDRHLAATLAMLFAMGQGNVFYPLIPFGLHWGAALGISVAGGLGAAAITWYFFGRRLSVASLQRDDTPPEDKSATGLIAIINGAGSDAIRLSLGSVPMLILSLTVVGILKEAGAIELLTRLIAPVLDFFHVSEVYILPALTKCLAGGTAYFGVVSDLLHRGLMTAQQVNASAGFMVQTLDLPGIGIYLGIASRFVRLFRFALPGALVGILLRTVLHSTMF; from the coding sequence ATGGATATTATCGGGATCATTATGTCGGCAGGCAAAGCCTCGGTGAATGTGGCGCTTTACACGCTGATCCCCATTATGGTTGTGATGCTGATTATTATGAAGTACCTGGAAGTGAGAGGGATTCTGGACCGTATCGTGCAGGTGATGACCCCGCTGCTGAAGCCGTTCGGGATCACCGGCATGGGCATCTTTGCCCTGATCCAGCTTAACTTTGTCAGCTTTGCCGCACCGCTGGCGGCGCTGGCGATTATGGAAAAGCGAGGCGCATCGGACCGCCATCTGGCGGCAACGCTGGCAATGCTGTTCGCGATGGGGCAGGGAAACGTCTTCTACCCGCTGATCCCCTTTGGCCTGCACTGGGGGGCCGCGCTGGGGATTTCGGTGGCGGGAGGGCTGGGGGCTGCGGCGATCACCTGGTACTTTTTCGGCCGCCGGCTTTCCGTCGCCTCGCTGCAGCGCGATGACACGCCGCCGGAAGATAAATCCGCCACCGGCCTAATCGCCATTATCAACGGTGCCGGGTCGGACGCCATCCGCCTGTCGCTGGGGTCGGTCCCGATGCTGATCCTCTCGCTGACCGTGGTGGGTATTCTGAAAGAGGCGGGGGCGATTGAGCTGTTAACCCGACTGATTGCGCCCGTGCTGGATTTCTTCCACGTTTCAGAGGTGTATATTCTGCCGGCGTTAACCAAATGCCTGGCGGGCGGGACGGCGTATTTTGGCGTGGTGTCCGATTTGCTGCATCGCGGGCTGATGACCGCCCAGCAGGTGAATGCCTCCGCCGGCTTTATGGTGCAGACGCTGGATCTGCCCGGCATTGGCATCTACCTGGGCATTGCCAGCCGTTTTGTCAGGCTGTTCCGCTTTGCTTTGCCGGGGGCGCTGGTGGGTATCCTGCTGCGAACGGTGTTGCACAGCACGATGTTCTGA
- a CDS encoding HAD hydrolase family protein — protein MTTYIFDLDGTIITNGKPLCRSLAETIIPLTDTARVIFASARPVRDMLPLLPTELHGCLMIGCNGAMAWQQGECLFSNRFDDRAAEKILALLQQHAVPYVLDGHWSFATSGVAHPFHNYMRSLSDCEIAESQLVAEGVSKVLILDGEFRSQVDRFLLENRFEFSLHHHRHDNIFDLTPRRENKYLALKMLGVDFNRSIAFGNDSNDFEMLNNAGISIFTGEPHYYVGASHYCKTDQLPALLREFSTAQV, from the coding sequence GTGACAACCTATATCTTTGACCTGGATGGTACCATTATTACGAACGGCAAACCGCTGTGTCGCAGCCTGGCGGAAACTATTATTCCCCTTACCGACACCGCCCGCGTTATCTTTGCCTCCGCCCGCCCGGTGCGCGACATGCTTCCCCTGCTGCCGACCGAACTGCACGGCTGCCTGATGATTGGCTGTAACGGTGCGATGGCCTGGCAACAGGGCGAATGCCTGTTCAGCAACCGTTTTGACGATCGGGCCGCAGAAAAGATCCTTGCCCTGCTCCAGCAGCATGCGGTGCCTTATGTGCTTGACGGGCACTGGAGTTTTGCCACCTCAGGGGTGGCGCATCCCTTCCACAACTATATGCGCAGCCTGAGCGACTGCGAAATAGCTGAAAGCCAGCTGGTTGCTGAGGGCGTCAGTAAAGTTCTTATTCTTGACGGCGAGTTTCGCTCGCAGGTCGATCGTTTCCTGCTGGAAAATCGTTTCGAATTTTCTCTGCATCACCACCGGCACGATAATATATTCGACCTGACGCCTCGCCGGGAGAATAAATATCTGGCGCTGAAGATGCTGGGCGTGGATTTCAACCGCAGTATTGCCTTTGGCAATGACAGCAATGATTTTGAAATGCTGAATAATGCCGGGATTTCCATCTTTACCGGCGAGCCGCATTATTACGTTGGGGCCAGTCACTATTGCAAAACCGACCAGCTTCCGGCGCTGCTGCGCGAGTTTTCCACCGCGCAGGTGTGA
- a CDS encoding B3/B4 domain-containing protein — protein sequence MFTVLPSVSNQISEIAPGFRALSISVEAAPLTRPDVAAEALEEACRFVSAQQPEWAAAHLSAWADVFQKFGAKPKRTPCSAEALRKRVLRDGSLPAIDPVVDLYNAISLRYAIPVGGENIAAYTGQPRICVAEGNEPFDTVKDGVTVMETVDAGEVIWRDDQGVTCRRWNWRQGIRTRLDARASRMWFILESLPAMPVSAVEEAGDALIAGLEAMMPGAVCHSQWLGNTQN from the coding sequence ATGTTTACCGTTTTACCGTCAGTCAGCAATCAAATCAGTGAAATCGCGCCGGGTTTCAGAGCGTTAAGCATCAGCGTGGAGGCCGCGCCGCTTACCCGGCCTGACGTTGCCGCAGAGGCGCTGGAAGAGGCCTGCCGGTTTGTCAGCGCACAGCAACCCGAGTGGGCTGCGGCGCACCTTAGCGCCTGGGCGGACGTTTTCCAGAAGTTTGGCGCAAAACCCAAACGCACACCCTGCTCTGCTGAAGCGCTGCGCAAGCGCGTATTGCGTGACGGCTCCCTCCCCGCTATCGATCCGGTAGTCGATCTGTATAACGCGATCAGTCTTCGCTATGCCATTCCGGTCGGCGGTGAAAACATTGCCGCCTATACTGGCCAGCCGCGTATTTGCGTGGCGGAGGGCAATGAACCGTTTGATACGGTGAAGGATGGCGTAACGGTGATGGAAACGGTGGACGCAGGAGAAGTCATCTGGCGCGATGACCAGGGCGTGACCTGCCGCCGCTGGAACTGGCGTCAGGGTATCCGAACCCGGCTGGATGCCCGCGCCAGCCGCATGTGGTTTATTCTCGAAAGTCTGCCCGCCATGCCGGTTTCCGCAGTTGAGGAAGCCGGAGATGCGCTGATTGCCGGGCTGGAAGCGATGATGCCGGGAGCCGTCTGCCACTCACAGTGGCTGGGCAACACGCAGAACTGA
- the adhP gene encoding alcohol dehydrogenase AdhP — MKTMKAAVVKAFGEPLVIEQVPIPEVGPGQLLVKVVATGVCHTDLHAAEGDWPVKPQPPFIPGHEGVGYVVAVGEGVKHIKEGDRVGVPWLYSACGHCEHCLDSWETLCHSQQNAGYSVNGSFAEYCLADANYVGILPDNVEYNEIAPILCAGVTVYKGLKMTDTKPGDWVVVSGIGGLGHMAVQYAVAMGLNVAAVDIDDDKLAFAKRLGATVTANARNVDPAKVFHEEFGGAHGVLVTAVSPKAFEQAIGTMRRGGTMVLNGLPPGTFDLSIFNMVLDGITVRGSIVGTRKDLQEALDFAGRHKVAANIAVEPLSNINDIFARMHAGKIEGRIVVDLAL, encoded by the coding sequence ATGAAAACGATGAAAGCCGCAGTAGTGAAGGCATTTGGTGAGCCGCTGGTTATTGAGCAGGTGCCGATCCCGGAAGTTGGCCCCGGCCAGCTGCTGGTGAAAGTGGTGGCGACCGGCGTGTGCCATACCGACCTGCACGCTGCCGAAGGTGACTGGCCGGTGAAACCGCAGCCGCCGTTCATTCCTGGTCATGAAGGTGTGGGCTACGTGGTTGCGGTAGGTGAAGGCGTAAAGCACATCAAGGAAGGCGATCGCGTGGGCGTGCCCTGGCTGTATTCCGCCTGTGGCCACTGCGAACACTGTCTGGACAGCTGGGAAACCCTGTGCCATTCGCAGCAAAACGCCGGCTATTCCGTTAACGGCAGCTTTGCAGAATACTGTCTGGCCGACGCTAACTATGTCGGTATCCTGCCGGATAACGTCGAATACAATGAAATTGCGCCAATCCTCTGTGCCGGTGTGACCGTGTATAAAGGCCTGAAAATGACCGACACCAAGCCGGGCGACTGGGTGGTGGTGTCCGGTATCGGCGGTCTGGGACATATGGCGGTGCAGTATGCGGTGGCGATGGGCCTGAACGTTGCGGCGGTGGACATCGATGACGACAAGCTGGCCTTCGCCAAACGTCTGGGTGCAACCGTAACGGCTAACGCCCGCAACGTTGACCCGGCGAAAGTCTTCCACGAGGAGTTTGGCGGCGCGCACGGCGTGCTGGTGACGGCGGTATCACCTAAAGCGTTTGAACAGGCTATCGGCACCATGCGCCGCGGCGGGACTATGGTCCTGAACGGGCTGCCGCCGGGCACCTTCGACCTGTCGATCTTTAATATGGTGCTGGACGGGATTACCGTTCGCGGCTCCATCGTGGGTACCCGTAAGGACCTGCAGGAAGCGCTGGACTTTGCCGGACGCCATAAAGTGGCCGCGAACATTGCCGTTGAGCCATTGAGCAACATCAACGATATCTTCGCCCGTATGCACGCCGGTAAGATTGAAGGACGAATCGTCGTCGACCTGGCGCTGTAA
- the exaC gene encoding acetaldehyde dehydrogenase ExaC, translating to MRYAHPGTPGALVSFKAAYGNFIDGKFVEPLSGQYFMNTSPVNGSDIAQFPRSDARDIDFALDAAHRAADAWGKTSVQHRANLLLQVADRMEANLEYLAVAESWDNGKAVRETLNADLPLAVDHFRYFAGCLRAQEGSAAEIDQHTAAYHFHEPLGVVGQIIPWNFPLLMAAWKLAPALAAGNCVVLKPAEQTPLGITLLLELIGDIFPAGVLNVVQGFGREAGEALATSKRIAKIAFTGSTPVGRHIMACAAENIIPCTVELGGKSPNIYFADIMNAEPEFIDKAVEGLVLGFFNQGEVCTCPSRALIHESIYAPFMERVMAKVATIRRGDPLDTDTMIGAQASRQQFDKILSYIDIARQEGGQILTGGDRASITPALDSGYYIQPTLIKGNNQMRCFQEEIFGPVIGVTTFKDEAEALAIANETQFGLGAGIWTRDTNLAYRMGRSIKAGRVWTNCYHIYPAHAAFGGYKQSGVGRETHKMALSAYQQTKNLLVSYDTAPLGLF from the coding sequence ATGCGTTATGCACATCCCGGAACACCCGGCGCTTTAGTCTCTTTCAAGGCGGCCTACGGTAACTTTATTGATGGCAAATTCGTCGAACCGCTCAGCGGTCAGTATTTTATGAACACCTCGCCGGTGAACGGCAGCGACATCGCCCAGTTCCCACGTTCCGATGCCCGCGATATTGATTTTGCGCTGGACGCCGCGCACCGTGCGGCCGACGCCTGGGGAAAAACCAGCGTACAGCATCGCGCTAACCTGCTGCTGCAGGTGGCGGACCGGATGGAAGCGAATCTGGAATACCTGGCGGTTGCCGAGAGCTGGGACAACGGTAAGGCGGTGCGCGAGACGCTGAACGCGGATCTGCCGCTGGCGGTGGATCACTTCCGCTACTTCGCTGGCTGCCTGCGCGCCCAGGAAGGCAGCGCGGCAGAGATTGATCAGCACACCGCGGCCTATCACTTCCACGAGCCGCTGGGCGTGGTCGGGCAGATTATCCCGTGGAACTTCCCGCTGCTGATGGCCGCGTGGAAGCTGGCCCCGGCGCTGGCGGCGGGCAACTGCGTGGTGCTGAAGCCGGCAGAGCAGACCCCGCTGGGCATCACGCTGCTGCTGGAGCTGATCGGCGACATCTTCCCGGCTGGCGTACTGAACGTGGTGCAGGGCTTTGGCCGCGAGGCCGGAGAAGCGCTGGCCACCAGCAAGCGCATCGCGAAAATCGCCTTTACCGGCTCCACGCCGGTTGGCCGCCATATTATGGCCTGTGCGGCGGAGAATATTATTCCCTGCACCGTTGAGCTGGGCGGTAAGTCGCCGAACATCTACTTCGCCGACATCATGAATGCCGAGCCGGAGTTTATCGACAAAGCGGTGGAAGGGCTGGTGCTGGGCTTCTTTAATCAGGGCGAAGTCTGTACCTGTCCGTCACGCGCGCTGATCCATGAATCGATCTACGCGCCGTTTATGGAACGCGTGATGGCAAAAGTCGCCACTATTCGCCGTGGCGACCCGCTGGATACCGATACGATGATCGGCGCACAGGCTTCCCGCCAGCAGTTCGACAAAATTCTCTCCTATATCGATATCGCCCGCCAGGAAGGCGGCCAGATCCTCACCGGCGGCGATCGCGCGTCGATTACCCCGGCGCTGGATAGCGGTTATTACATTCAGCCGACGCTGATTAAAGGCAATAACCAGATGCGCTGCTTCCAGGAGGAGATCTTCGGGCCGGTCATCGGCGTCACCACCTTTAAGGATGAAGCCGAAGCGCTGGCGATTGCCAACGAGACCCAGTTTGGTCTGGGAGCGGGGATCTGGACCCGCGACACCAATCTGGCGTACCGCATGGGGCGCAGCATCAAGGCCGGGCGCGTCTGGACCAACTGCTACCACATCTACCCGGCACACGCGGCATTCGGCGGCTACAAGCAGTCCGGCGTCGGGCGCGAAACGCACAAGATGGCGCTGTCTGCCTATCAACAAACCAAAAATCTGCTGGTCAGCTACGACACGGCACCTTTAGGGCTGTTCTGA
- a CDS encoding sigma-54-dependent Fis family transcriptional regulator, with amino-acid sequence MQGNTSAASSSNVATTPLLNDSWFRSQLYGLDRTADDFPRIRPGELADVLASNAGLQNFAQHAVKRLAEKVSGKQSVVILSDASGLVLNTFGDMHALQKAQRFALAPGNLWSECGRGTNAIGTALAIDDGCEIFGDQHYLTSNQGLYCAAMPLQAPNGQIAGVLDISGPAQYPHPTTLAWVKEAAKQIEYLWVKQSLHPDQWLMSLHPQVQGIDHVEELLLVFSDNVLMAANRLAMRELELSADLFGILTFADLFPQGEQAANCVPQPVQTRSQQRYFYRLRAPARVNFPVAPAAAPVLPFSLGAAGDKMVRLLNAGVSLCIHGETGSGKEYVSRALHQQSRWREGKFVAINCAAIPESLIESELFGYQPGAFTGASKNGYIGKIREADGGVLFLDEIGDMPLAMQTRLLRVLQEKEVAPLGSSRSWPVNFAVICATHRNLPQRVADGEFREDLLYRLQEFSHTIPPLREWPALPEFISQLWQELGGGERGIVMTEELLDTLAQHPWPGNVRQLRSLMKVLLALADDNEVLDGDSLPDEYRLARSEPLPALQEHDERLIAATLERFSGNISKAAQALGVARSTLYRRAARRETGENS; translated from the coding sequence ATGCAGGGAAACACGTCAGCTGCCAGCTCATCGAACGTCGCCACTACGCCGCTACTGAACGACTCCTGGTTTCGCAGCCAGCTCTACGGCCTGGACCGTACCGCTGATGACTTTCCCCGTATCCGCCCCGGTGAACTGGCCGATGTGCTGGCCAGCAATGCCGGTCTGCAAAATTTTGCCCAGCACGCGGTGAAGCGGCTGGCCGAAAAAGTCTCCGGCAAACAGTCGGTGGTGATCCTCTCCGATGCCAGCGGGCTGGTGCTGAATACCTTTGGCGATATGCACGCCCTGCAGAAGGCCCAGCGTTTTGCCCTTGCCCCCGGCAACTTATGGAGCGAGTGCGGCCGCGGTACCAACGCGATCGGCACCGCCCTGGCGATTGATGACGGCTGTGAAATTTTTGGCGACCAGCACTACCTCACCAGCAATCAGGGTCTGTACTGCGCGGCGATGCCGCTACAGGCACCGAACGGCCAGATCGCCGGCGTGTTGGATATCTCCGGCCCGGCGCAGTACCCCCATCCCACCACGCTGGCCTGGGTGAAGGAAGCGGCGAAGCAGATTGAATATCTGTGGGTGAAGCAGAGCCTGCATCCCGACCAGTGGCTGATGAGCCTGCATCCGCAGGTGCAGGGCATCGATCACGTTGAAGAGCTGCTGCTGGTGTTTTCCGACAACGTGCTGATGGCGGCAAACCGGCTGGCGATGCGCGAGCTGGAACTGAGCGCCGATCTGTTTGGCATCCTCACCTTCGCCGACCTGTTCCCGCAGGGCGAACAGGCCGCAAACTGCGTGCCGCAGCCGGTGCAGACCCGCAGCCAGCAGCGCTACTTCTATCGCCTGCGCGCTCCGGCGCGGGTCAACTTCCCGGTTGCTCCTGCCGCCGCGCCGGTGCTGCCGTTCTCGCTGGGCGCTGCCGGGGATAAGATGGTGCGCCTGCTCAATGCCGGTGTATCGCTGTGCATCCACGGGGAAACCGGCAGCGGCAAAGAGTACGTCAGCCGCGCGCTGCACCAGCAGAGCCGCTGGCGCGAAGGGAAGTTTGTTGCCATTAACTGCGCCGCCATCCCTGAGTCGCTGATTGAGTCCGAGCTGTTCGGCTATCAGCCCGGTGCGTTTACCGGTGCCAGCAAAAATGGCTATATCGGTAAAATCCGCGAAGCCGACGGCGGCGTGCTGTTCCTCGATGAGATTGGCGATATGCCGCTGGCCATGCAGACGCGGCTGCTGCGCGTGCTGCAGGAGAAAGAGGTGGCGCCGCTGGGATCGAGCCGCAGCTGGCCGGTGAACTTCGCAGTGATCTGCGCCACGCACCGCAATCTGCCGCAGCGGGTGGCGGACGGTGAATTCCGCGAGGATCTGCTCTACCGCCTGCAGGAGTTCTCCCATACCATTCCCCCTTTGCGCGAATGGCCCGCGCTGCCGGAGTTTATCTCGCAGCTCTGGCAGGAGCTGGGCGGCGGCGAACGCGGTATTGTCATGACGGAGGAACTGCTGGATACCCTGGCCCAGCACCCGTGGCCGGGCAACGTGCGGCAGCTGCGCAGCCTGATGAAGGTGCTGCTGGCGCTGGCGGATGATAACGAAGTGCTGGACGGCGACAGCCTGCCGGACGAGTACCGACTGGCGCGCAGCGAGCCGCTGCCGGCGCTGCAGGAACATGACGAAAGATTAATTGCGGCGACCCTGGAACGCTTCAGCGGCAATATCAGCAAAGCCGCCCAGGCGCTTGGCGTGGCGCGCAGTACCCTCTATCGCCGTGCGGCAAGGCGTGAGACAGGCGAGAACAGTTAA
- a CDS encoding RES family NAD+ phosphorylase, whose translation MILYRLTKTRFAAGAWSGQGAKEAGGRWNSVGTAMVYAAEAASLTMLETLVHLHAANLLDSFTLLSIDVDDELIQMIDNQILPANWAAAEAPLELAEIGDRWVESGDAVALRVPSALSPVEFNFLLNPRHPQFLSVVSRAVKIDFQFDSRLK comes from the coding sequence TTGATCCTCTATCGCCTGACGAAAACCCGCTTCGCGGCCGGAGCCTGGAGCGGGCAGGGAGCCAAGGAAGCGGGCGGCCGCTGGAACAGCGTGGGCACGGCGATGGTTTACGCTGCCGAAGCCGCCTCGCTGACCATGCTGGAAACGCTGGTGCACCTGCACGCGGCGAATCTGCTGGACAGCTTTACCCTGCTGTCGATTGACGTCGACGATGAGTTAATTCAGATGATCGATAACCAGATCCTCCCGGCCAACTGGGCGGCGGCGGAAGCCCCGCTGGAACTGGCGGAGATTGGCGACCGCTGGGTGGAGAGCGGCGATGCGGTGGCGCTCAGGGTGCCGAGCGCGCTGTCGCCGGTGGAATTTAACTTTCTGCTCAATCCGCGGCACCCGCAGTTTTTATCCGTCGTCAGCAGGGCGGTGAAAATTGACTTCCAGTTCGACAGCCGGCTGAAATAA
- the parS gene encoding type II RES/Xre toxin-antitoxin system antitoxin, with protein sequence MRMFTPAASATRVETLWQHVGLNLADGVLLVDEIDKGLEGEVANRIASWAHITQAELRRITGIPSTTFSRNIKKRFSPDQSERLVRFIRVLDRAVDLFEGDKLAAQKWLNEPSRALGWKAPADLLASESGAWEVMQLITRLEHGVWS encoded by the coding sequence ATGAGAATGTTTACCCCTGCGGCATCCGCAACGCGTGTTGAAACGCTGTGGCAGCATGTCGGCCTGAATCTTGCCGATGGTGTTTTGCTGGTGGACGAAATCGATAAAGGGCTGGAGGGTGAGGTCGCCAACCGCATTGCCAGCTGGGCGCACATCACCCAGGCCGAACTGCGGCGGATCACCGGTATCCCCAGCACCACCTTCAGCCGTAACATCAAAAAACGCTTCAGCCCGGATCAGAGCGAACGTCTGGTGCGGTTTATTCGCGTGCTGGATCGCGCCGTCGATCTGTTTGAAGGCGATAAGCTTGCCGCGCAGAAGTGGCTGAATGAGCCAAGCCGCGCGCTGGGATGGAAAGCGCCGGCCGACCTGCTGGCCTCTGAGTCCGGTGCCTGGGAAGTGATGCAGCTGATCACCCGCCTGGAGCACGGGGTCTGGTCTTGA